The following proteins come from a genomic window of Gossypium raimondii isolate GPD5lz chromosome 5, ASM2569854v1, whole genome shotgun sequence:
- the LOC105766078 gene encoding uncharacterized protein LOC105766078, whose translation MDCKKFIQLVEEKKKRALEKKEAPLKWEQKLEAAAKARADAEAKEKSSKKAKHKRCVSDTDSESDSTDGEIKRRTHKKHRKNAHCDSGDHERKKDKKSKKKSKRHSPGSSDDISNYYRSSSEEERRKKRSCRRWKHHDSKSDSESLVSSDDDDNEIVKRNHRLHRRSVSGTSDTSSDENDCRIRKRSHTRHHKHRQRPGSSGSESSSDEAVHAPRRQSHSNHNKHHQRSNSVVSGSLDSDDERPYQRGRSLGNSSDDNLESRNNRSGQHHHHYHHHYHHHHHRHLHRHQPHSEAKNHLSGNSVEPNGKHREDHL comes from the coding sequence ATGGACTGCAAGAAGTTCATCCAATTGGttgaggagaagaagaagagagctTTGGAGAAGAAAGAAGCCCCTTTAAAATGGGAACAGAAGCTAGAAGCTGCTGCAAAGGCGAGGGCAGATGCTGAGGCCAAAGAGAAGAGTTCAAAGAAGGCTAAGCACAAAAGGTGTGTTTCTGATACTGACAGTGAGAGTGACAGTACTGACGgggaaataaaaagaagaacCCATAAAAAGCATAGGAAGAACGCCCACTGTGATTCTGGTGACCATGAGAGGAAAAAGGACAAGAAGTCAAAGAAAAAGTCGAAGAGACATTCCCCAGGTTCCAGTGATGATATCAGCAATTACTACAGAAGTAGTTCTGAGGAAGAGAGGAGGAAAAAGCGAAGCTGCCGAAGATGGAAGCATCATGATTCTAAATCAGATTCGGAATCTCTTGTTTCCTCAGATGATGATGACAATGAGATAGTCAAAAGAAACCACAGACTCCATCGGCGTTCAGTGTCTGGTACTTCAGACACATCAAGTGATGAGAATGATTGTAGAATTCGAAAGAGAAGCCACACAAGACACCACAAACACCGTCAGCGACCAGGGTCAAGTGGTTCAGAGTCTTCAAGTGATGAAGCTGTTCATGCACCCAGAAGGCAAAGCCATTCAAACCACAATAAGCATCATCAACGATCAAACAGTGTTGTCTCTGGTTCACTAGATTCCGATGATGAGAGACCTTATCAAAGGGGCCGGTCATTAGGTAACTCATCGGATGATAATCTTGAGTCAAGGAACAATAGAAGTGGTCAGCATCAccatcattatcatcatcattatcatcatcatcatcaccgtCACCTTCACAGACATCAACCACATTCTGAAGCAAAGAATCATCTATCTGGGAATTCAGTTGAACCTAATGGAAAGCATCGTGAAGATCACCTTTAG